One Massilia sp. 9096 genomic window carries:
- the glnE gene encoding bifunctional [glutamate--ammonia ligase]-adenylyl-L-tyrosine phosphorylase/[glutamate--ammonia-ligase] adenylyltransferase, with protein sequence MTHTSPAPIVPDPVSRFQQRWLAADPARAVQLEALSRLSLARLDVGAALDAEPDLPLNRRMRRLRNLLICAIIERDLSGRADLDEVVSAMSRFADFAVQTHLAALMDELTAIHGMPIGAESGRPQQMMVLAMGKHGGGELNVSSDIDLIFVYPEDGDTRIDASGQRSLSNHEFFVRLGRKLIAALSEVTEDGFTFRVDMALRPNGKSGPLVASLNMVEDYLIVQGREWERYAWVKARAVTGDPVDIAALDAIVRPFVYRRYLDFGVIDAIRTMHAQIRAEVNRQERLHPERSHNVKLGRGGIREIEFLAQVFQLIRGGRDPALRTRSTRATLRLLAERELLSSEVVDQLLEAYTFLRNLEHRLQYLDDAQTHTLPAAPQDRATVAHMMGLPDEAALLAELDARRVFVAQQFDAIFADKSAGAGASNAVDPGASLTDPDNRDAIADRLASLGFDAPGPSADRLIATWQAPRLQTLPEASRNRLVALVNAALPQIAAAVAEARLGSHTATLGRLLDFFEAIARRSAYLSLLTEYPHTLERVIRMINASGWAATFLTQHPILLDELLDDRGNAAASWSDDLPAFAASLARQLDAAEGDTERQLDILREAHHAQLFRLLALDLAGELSVERLADHLSALADLIVAETVQRAWRTIATRHRDTPRFAVIAYGKLGGKELGYVSDLDVIFLFDDDDDMAPSNYAKLAQRFITWMTTHTPAGILFDIDTALRPDGASGMLVSSINAFERYQRASAWIWEHQALTRARFCAGDADIGTRFEAIREQVLRQRRNPDTLRDEVVKMRQRMHEAHPQRSDSFDLKQDAGGMIDIEFIVQYLVLLHAADYPRLTANAGNIALLRLCGELGLVDPGLAAGAADAYRAMRKLQHQVRLQGQENARVAPELVAQHATTVAQLWHRCFNA encoded by the coding sequence ATGACCCACACCTCGCCCGCCCCGATCGTTCCCGACCCCGTTTCACGCTTCCAGCAACGCTGGCTCGCCGCCGATCCGGCACGCGCCGTGCAGCTCGAAGCCCTGAGCCGATTATCGCTGGCCCGGCTCGATGTCGGCGCAGCGCTGGACGCCGAGCCGGATCTGCCTCTGAACCGCCGCATGCGGCGCCTGCGCAACCTGCTCATCTGCGCCATCATCGAGCGCGACCTGTCCGGCCGCGCCGACCTGGACGAGGTCGTCAGCGCGATGAGCCGCTTCGCCGACTTCGCCGTCCAGACCCACCTGGCCGCGCTGATGGACGAATTGACCGCCATCCACGGCATGCCGATCGGGGCCGAATCGGGCCGACCCCAGCAGATGATGGTGCTGGCGATGGGCAAGCACGGCGGCGGCGAGCTCAACGTGTCGTCCGACATCGACCTCATCTTCGTCTACCCGGAAGACGGCGATACCCGTATCGACGCGTCCGGCCAGCGTTCGCTGTCCAACCACGAATTTTTCGTGCGCCTGGGACGCAAGCTGATCGCCGCCCTGTCCGAGGTGACCGAGGATGGCTTCACGTTCCGCGTCGACATGGCGCTGCGTCCAAACGGCAAGTCGGGTCCGCTGGTGGCGAGCCTGAACATGGTCGAGGACTACCTGATCGTACAAGGCCGCGAGTGGGAGCGTTATGCCTGGGTCAAAGCGCGCGCGGTCACCGGCGATCCCGTCGACATCGCCGCGCTCGACGCGATCGTGCGGCCGTTCGTGTACCGGCGCTACCTGGACTTCGGCGTGATCGACGCGATCCGCACCATGCACGCCCAGATCCGCGCCGAGGTCAACCGCCAGGAACGCCTGCATCCCGAGCGCAGCCACAACGTCAAGCTGGGACGCGGCGGCATCCGCGAGATCGAGTTCCTGGCGCAAGTATTCCAATTGATACGCGGCGGCCGCGATCCGGCCTTGCGCACGCGCTCGACGCGCGCGACGCTGCGCCTGCTGGCCGAACGCGAACTGCTCTCCAGCGAGGTGGTCGACCAGCTGCTCGAGGCCTATACCTTCCTGCGCAACCTCGAGCACCGCCTGCAATACCTGGACGACGCCCAGACCCACACGCTGCCGGCCGCGCCGCAAGACCGCGCCACCGTCGCGCACATGATGGGTTTGCCGGATGAGGCGGCGCTGCTGGCCGAGCTGGACGCGCGGCGCGTGTTCGTCGCCCAGCAGTTCGACGCGATCTTCGCCGACAAGAGCGCGGGCGCTGGCGCCAGCAACGCGGTCGACCCGGGCGCCTCGCTCACCGACCCGGACAACCGCGACGCCATCGCCGACCGCCTGGCCAGCCTCGGCTTCGACGCCCCGGGCCCGAGCGCCGACCGCCTGATCGCGACCTGGCAGGCGCCGCGCCTGCAGACCCTGCCCGAAGCCAGCCGCAACCGGCTGGTGGCGCTGGTCAACGCCGCCCTGCCCCAAATCGCCGCGGCGGTGGCAGAGGCCAGGCTGGGCAGCCACACCGCCACGCTCGGGCGCCTGCTCGACTTTTTCGAGGCGATCGCGCGCCGCTCGGCTTATCTGTCGCTGCTGACCGAATACCCGCACACGCTCGAGCGCGTGATCCGCATGATCAACGCCAGCGGCTGGGCTGCGACCTTCCTTACCCAGCACCCGATCCTGCTCGACGAATTGCTCGACGATCGCGGCAACGCCGCCGCCAGCTGGTCGGACGACCTGCCCGCGTTCGCCGCCAGCCTGGCGCGCCAGCTCGACGCGGCCGAGGGCGACACCGAGCGCCAGCTCGACATCCTGCGCGAAGCCCACCACGCCCAGCTGTTCCGGCTGCTGGCGCTGGACCTGGCCGGCGAACTGTCGGTCGAGCGCCTGGCCGACCACCTATCGGCGCTGGCCGACCTGATCGTGGCCGAGACCGTGCAGCGCGCCTGGCGCACGATCGCCACGCGCCACCGCGACACGCCGCGCTTCGCCGTGATCGCGTACGGCAAGCTGGGCGGCAAGGAACTCGGCTACGTTTCCGACCTCGACGTCATCTTCCTGTTCGACGACGACGACGACATGGCGCCATCGAACTACGCCAAGCTGGCCCAGCGCTTCATCACCTGGATGACGACCCACACGCCGGCCGGCATCCTGTTCGACATCGACACCGCGCTGCGCCCCGACGGCGCCTCGGGCATGCTGGTGTCGTCGATCAATGCGTTCGAGCGCTACCAGCGGGCCTCGGCCTGGATCTGGGAGCACCAGGCGCTCACGCGCGCGCGCTTTTGCGCCGGCGACGCGGACATTGGCACGCGCTTCGAAGCGATCCGCGAACAAGTATTACGCCAGCGGCGCAATCCCGACACGCTGCGTGATGAAGTCGTGAAAATGCGCCAGCGCATGCATGAGGCGCATCCGCAACGCAGTGATTCATTCGATCTCAAGCAGGACGCCGGCGGCATGATCGATATCGAATTCATCGTCCAGTACCTGGTGCTGCTGCACGCCGCGGACTATCCCCGCTTGACCGCGAATGCCGGCAACATCGCCTTGTTGCGCCTGTGCGGCGAACTCGGCCTGGTCGACCCCGGCCTGGCCGCCGGCGCCGCCGATGCCTACCGCGCGATGCGCAAACTGCAGCACCAGGTACGCCTGCAGGGCCAGGAAAACGCGCGTGTCGCCCCGGAACTGGTCGCACAGCATGCGACAACGGTCGCGCAGCTTTGGCATCGCTGCTTTAACGCCTGA
- a CDS encoding YhdP family protein, which produces MHNPEPQAERAQQDEQREQHEQMLGPAPAHVPLATRWARLRAAYRVCNLASHHVLGFAIKTFLLLYFALAVLFLALRYAILPNIDLYKGHIERAASRALGNQVTIARIYASWRGLNPSLYLGDLRLRDKAGHQLLALPSVSATLSWWSLAALDPRFESLEINRPELDVTRAADGVLWVAGVRIDPNKKDEEGGGADWLLRQREVIIREGRLSWTDRLRGAPTLELSDVTLALRNRWTSHRFALKATPPRGLSAPLDVRARFSHPVFGARASDARRWKGEVYADLRDTDLAAWTPYVDYPFAVQQGRGSVRAWLSVDRARLAGFTADLGLAGVSARLSKDAPQLELARVSGRLSAREALAPGEGSGRPTFGALGYEVSLENFSAVTRAGVTLPSSTASLSWRPAVRLQPERTDVRARGLELAPLAALATQLPLTPNQRALLLELAPRGRLVDVQAQWQGRLPKPAAYRLRGQVEQLGINPLAQSGASGAEHPAIPGFRNLSGSIDASDQGGSVNIDADKLALAMPAWFADPEMPFDTLALRGRWSYPQADQLLVEVDGLNFTQGALKASLSGRHLLPLKPGQGPGTADINATIDNFDVTRIGHYLPLATHEGLHDWLTNALQGGIVHDAHLRLRGDLSQFPFKGEGAAARARGEFRVTGRIENGKLDYAPGHRAADGKAPLWPLAEGIDGSLLFDRARMEIHGDSARTLGVALSNVRAVIPELGAPESVLDIDGTANGPLQDFLHYVAASPVLEWIGGFTEDTRASGPARLGLKLHLPLWDLHSTKVQGALQLQSNDVTLFPELPPVQAALGRIEFSEHGVNLNGIGASFLGGPLSLSGGTQREGGIVVRLAGSATADGLRRTEALPALQRLGAKLQGGARFGGTVSVKDHALQVALDSNLAGMGIDLPAPLNKPQADTLPLHFQLNGQPTGENGVGHDEIQVKLGSVAAARYVRERQPRAPWVVKRGGIGVNMPAPEPDSGMMINVNMKALNVDRWLAAATEIAGPGGAAEGAGTGTGQERNGGGMAQYVVPDTIGARAGELVIGERTLRDVVVGATHLPGSWQVNVDSQQVVGWVTWNELQAGPGAGPGLGKVTARLASLNIPQSSENEVKDLLESSKGASASIPGLDIVADRFELFNKQFGRLELVASNAQALAGREWRIDRLSLTNPDGQLKANGRWLTRDGKSNTALNFNLDIADAGRLLDRLGFQGTLRHGKGQLSGDISWAGLPYSLDIPSLSGQIQMNVEDGQFLKQDPGAAKLLGVLSLQMLPRMLKLDFHDVFSEGLAFDGITANAMITRGVLHTDNLKMHGVQATVLMDGSADIANESTNLHVVVIPEFNLGTGPLVYGLAVNPVIGIGSFLAQLFLRAPVMKALTYHMQVTGPWKSPTITKLDNPAVKPAVSKSKKGSQ; this is translated from the coding sequence ATGCACAACCCGGAACCGCAGGCGGAGCGCGCGCAGCAGGACGAGCAGCGCGAGCAGCACGAGCAGATGCTCGGGCCGGCGCCGGCGCACGTCCCGCTCGCGACGCGCTGGGCCCGCTTGCGCGCCGCCTACCGGGTCTGCAACCTGGCCTCGCACCACGTGCTCGGCTTCGCCATCAAGACCTTCCTCCTGCTGTACTTCGCGCTGGCCGTGCTGTTCCTGGCCTTGCGCTACGCGATCCTGCCCAACATCGACCTGTACAAGGGCCACATCGAACGCGCCGCCAGCCGCGCGCTCGGCAACCAGGTCACGATCGCGCGCATCTACGCGTCCTGGCGCGGATTGAACCCCAGCTTGTACCTGGGCGACCTGCGCCTGCGCGACAAGGCCGGGCATCAACTGCTGGCGCTGCCGTCGGTGTCGGCCACGCTGTCCTGGTGGTCGCTGGCGGCGCTCGATCCGCGCTTCGAGTCGCTCGAGATCAACCGTCCCGAGCTGGACGTCACGCGCGCCGCCGACGGCGTGCTGTGGGTCGCCGGCGTGCGCATCGATCCGAACAAAAAGGACGAGGAGGGCGGCGGCGCCGACTGGCTGCTGCGCCAGCGCGAAGTCATCATCCGCGAAGGCCGCCTGTCCTGGACCGACCGCCTGCGCGGCGCGCCCACGCTCGAGCTGTCCGACGTCACCCTGGCGCTGCGGAACCGCTGGACCTCGCACCGCTTCGCGCTCAAGGCGACGCCGCCGCGCGGCCTGAGCGCGCCGCTCGACGTGCGCGCGCGTTTTTCCCATCCGGTCTTCGGCGCCAGGGCGTCCGACGCGCGCCGTTGGAAAGGCGAGGTCTACGCCGACCTGCGCGACACCGACCTGGCCGCCTGGACCCCGTACGTCGACTATCCGTTCGCCGTGCAGCAGGGCCGCGGCTCGGTGCGCGCCTGGCTGAGCGTCGACCGTGCGCGGCTGGCCGGCTTCACCGCCGACCTCGGCCTGGCCGGCGTGTCGGCGCGGCTGTCGAAGGACGCGCCCCAGCTCGAGCTGGCGCGGGTGAGCGGGCGCCTGTCGGCGCGCGAGGCGCTGGCGCCGGGCGAAGGCTCGGGCCGGCCGACCTTCGGCGCGCTCGGCTACGAGGTGTCGCTCGAAAACTTCTCGGCGGTCACGCGCGCCGGCGTGACGCTGCCCTCTAGCACGGCCAGCCTGAGCTGGCGCCCGGCCGTGCGCCTGCAGCCGGAACGCACCGACGTGCGCGCGCGCGGGCTCGAGCTGGCCCCGCTAGCCGCGCTGGCCACCCAGCTGCCCTTGACGCCGAACCAGCGCGCGCTGCTGCTCGAGCTGGCGCCGCGCGGCCGCCTGGTCGACGTGCAGGCGCAGTGGCAGGGGCGCCTGCCGAAACCGGCGGCCTACCGCCTGCGCGGCCAGGTCGAGCAGCTCGGCATCAACCCGCTGGCGCAATCGGGCGCGAGCGGCGCCGAGCATCCTGCCATCCCGGGCTTTCGCAACCTGTCCGGTTCGATCGACGCCAGCGACCAGGGCGGCAGCGTCAACATCGACGCCGACAAGCTGGCGCTGGCCATGCCGGCCTGGTTTGCCGATCCCGAGATGCCGTTCGACACGCTGGCGCTGCGCGGGCGCTGGTCGTATCCGCAGGCCGACCAGCTGCTGGTCGAAGTCGACGGCCTGAATTTCACGCAGGGCGCCCTCAAGGCCAGCCTGAGCGGGCGCCACCTGCTGCCGCTCAAGCCCGGCCAGGGTCCCGGCACGGCCGACATCAATGCCACCATCGACAACTTCGACGTCACCCGCATCGGCCACTACCTGCCGCTGGCCACGCACGAGGGCCTGCACGACTGGCTGACCAATGCGCTGCAGGGCGGCATCGTGCACGACGCCCACCTGCGCCTGCGCGGCGATTTGTCGCAGTTCCCGTTCAAGGGCGAGGGCGCGGCCGCGCGCGCGCGCGGCGAGTTCCGCGTCACCGGCCGCATCGAGAACGGCAAGCTCGACTACGCGCCGGGCCACCGTGCGGCGGACGGCAAGGCGCCGCTGTGGCCGCTCGCCGAGGGCATCGACGGCAGCCTGCTGTTCGACCGCGCGCGCATGGAAATCCACGGCGACAGCGCACGCACGCTCGGCGTCGCGCTGTCCAACGTGCGCGCCGTGATCCCGGAACTGGGCGCCCCCGAGAGCGTGCTCGACATCGACGGCACCGCCAACGGGCCGCTGCAGGACTTCCTGCATTACGTCGCCGCCAGCCCGGTGCTGGAATGGATCGGCGGCTTCACCGAAGACACGCGCGCCAGCGGTCCGGCCCGCCTCGGCCTGAAGCTGCACCTGCCGTTGTGGGACCTGCATTCGACCAAGGTGCAGGGCGCGCTCCAGTTACAGAGCAATGACGTCACGCTGTTCCCCGAACTGCCGCCGGTGCAGGCGGCGCTGGGCCGGATCGAATTTTCCGAGCACGGCGTCAACCTGAACGGCATCGGCGCCAGCTTCCTGGGCGGGCCGCTGTCGCTGTCCGGCGGCACCCAGCGCGAAGGCGGCATCGTGGTACGCCTGGCCGGCAGCGCCACCGCCGACGGCCTGCGCAGGACCGAGGCGCTGCCGGCGCTGCAGCGCCTGGGCGCCAAGCTGCAGGGCGGGGCGCGCTTCGGCGGCACGGTCAGCGTCAAGGACCACGCGCTGCAGGTCGCGCTCGACTCCAACCTGGCGGGCATGGGCATCGACCTGCCGGCCCCGCTGAACAAGCCGCAGGCCGACACGCTGCCGCTGCATTTCCAGCTCAACGGCCAGCCGACCGGTGAAAACGGTGTCGGCCACGACGAGATCCAGGTCAAGCTGGGCAGCGTGGCCGCCGCGCGCTACGTGCGCGAGCGCCAGCCGCGCGCGCCCTGGGTCGTCAAGCGCGGCGGCATCGGCGTGAACATGCCTGCGCCGGAGCCGGACAGCGGGATGATGATCAACGTGAACATGAAAGCCCTGAACGTCGACCGCTGGCTCGCCGCAGCGACCGAGATCGCCGGCCCGGGCGGCGCGGCCGAAGGCGCAGGCACAGGCACCGGCCAGGAGAGAAACGGGGGCGGCATGGCCCAGTACGTGGTGCCGGACACGATCGGCGCGCGCGCCGGCGAACTCGTCATCGGCGAGCGCACGCTGCGCGACGTGGTAGTCGGCGCCACCCACCTGCCGGGCAGCTGGCAGGTCAACGTCGATTCGCAACAGGTGGTCGGCTGGGTCACCTGGAACGAGCTGCAGGCCGGGCCGGGCGCCGGACCTGGCCTGGGCAAGGTCACCGCGCGCCTGGCCTCGCTCAACATCCCGCAATCGTCCGAAAACGAAGTCAAGGACCTGCTCGAATCGAGCAAGGGCGCCAGCGCCAGCATCCCGGGCCTGGACATCGTCGCCGACCGCTTCGAGCTGTTCAACAAGCAGTTCGGGCGCCTCGAGCTGGTCGCCAGCAATGCCCAGGCGCTGGCCGGGCGCGAATGGCGCATCGACCGCCTGAGCCTGACCAATCCGGACGGCCAGCTGAAAGCCAACGGCCGCTGGCTGACGCGCGACGGCAAGAGCAACACCGCGCTCAACTTCAACCTCGACATCGCCGACGCCGGGCGCCTGCTCGACCGCCTCGGCTTCCAGGGCACGCTGCGCCACGGCAAGGGCCAGCTGTCGGGCGACATTTCCTGGGCCGGGCTGCCGTACTCGCTCGACATCCCGAGCCTGTCCGGCCAGATCCAGATGAACGTCGAGGACGGCCAGTTCCTCAAGCAGGATCCCGGTGCGGCCAAGCTGCTCGGCGTGCTGAGCCTGCAGATGCTGCCGCGCATGCTCAAGCTCGACTTCCACGACGTGTTCTCGGAAGGCCTGGCCTTCGACGGCATCACCGCCAACGCGATGATCACGCGCGGCGTGCTGCACACCGACAACCTCAAGATGCATGGCGTGCAGGCCACGGTGCTGATGGACGGCAGCGCCGACATCGCCAACGAATCGACCAACCTGCACGTGGTGGTGATTCCGGAATTTAACCTGGGCACCGGTCCGCTGGTGTACGGCCTGGCGGTCAACCCGGTCATCGGCATCGGCAGCTTCCTGGCCCAGCTGTTCCTGCGCGCACCGGTGATGAAGGCGCTGACCTATCACATGCAGGTGACCGGGCCGTGGAAATCGCCGACCATCACCAAGCTGGACAATCCCGCAGTGAAGCCAGCCGTCTCCAAATCGAAGAAGGGAAGCCAATGA
- a CDS encoding carbon-nitrogen hydrolase family protein has translation MSDNTVVAAIQMVSTPNLDDNLHTAARLLADAAARGAKLVAMPEYWPIMGMVDTDKVGLAEPAGHGPIQDFMAAQAREHGIWLIGGTLPLASPDAARVLNTTLVYDPQGQAVGRYDKIHLFGFNTGSESYDEARTIVPGERVSQFEAPFGRVGLSICYDLRFPELFRAMGECALMVVPAAFTYTTGRAHWEVLLRARAIENQCYVLAAAQGGTHPNGRRTFGHSMLIDPWGEVKAVLEEGEGVVSGEIDGAYLARVRESLPALKHRKM, from the coding sequence ATGAGCGACAATACCGTAGTGGCCGCCATCCAGATGGTGTCGACCCCGAACCTCGACGACAACCTGCATACGGCGGCGCGCCTGCTGGCGGACGCCGCCGCACGCGGCGCCAAGCTGGTCGCGATGCCGGAGTACTGGCCGATCATGGGCATGGTCGACACCGACAAGGTCGGCCTGGCCGAGCCGGCCGGCCATGGCCCGATCCAGGACTTCATGGCGGCCCAGGCGCGCGAGCACGGCATCTGGCTGATCGGGGGCACGCTGCCGCTGGCGTCCCCGGATGCGGCGCGCGTGCTCAACACCACGCTGGTCTACGATCCGCAAGGCCAGGCGGTCGGGCGCTACGACAAGATCCACCTGTTCGGCTTCAACACCGGCAGCGAATCCTATGACGAGGCGCGTACCATCGTACCGGGCGAGCGCGTCAGCCAGTTCGAGGCGCCGTTCGGCCGGGTCGGCTTGTCGATCTGCTACGACCTGCGCTTCCCCGAACTGTTCCGCGCGATGGGCGAGTGCGCGCTGATGGTGGTGCCGGCCGCGTTTACCTACACCACCGGCCGCGCGCACTGGGAAGTGCTGCTGCGTGCGCGCGCGATCGAAAACCAGTGCTACGTGCTGGCGGCGGCGCAGGGCGGCACCCATCCGAACGGCAGGCGCACCTTCGGCCACAGCATGCTGATCGACCCGTGGGGCGAAGTGAAGGCCGTGCTCGAGGAAGGCGAGGGCGTGGTCAGCGGCGAGATCGATGGCGCCTACCTTGCGCGCGTGCGCGAGAGCTTGCCGGCCTTGAAGCACCGCAAAATGTAA
- the tldD gene encoding metalloprotease TldD, with protein MKPFEPNLSAMSVARDLLLTPFGLDEGKLITTLGTMFTHKVDYADLYFQFTKSEGWSLEEGIVKSGSFSIDQGVGVRAVSGERTAFAYSDDISQAALLDAAAATRTIARAGAGRVKVAGKVQPTGGRSLYLPHDPLGSLDATAKVQLLERVEKIARAKDPRVVQVMAGLAGEYDVVLVVRSDGVLAADIRPLVRVSVTVIAEQNGRREVGSSGGGGRYDYGYFSDELLEKYAAEAVNSALVNLEARPAPAGPMTIVLGPGWPGVLLHEAVGHGLEGDFNRKGSSAYAGMIGERVAAKGVTVVDDGTLQDRRGSLNMDDEGNPTQCTTLIEDGILRGYIQDTMNARLMKMPVTGNARRESFAHLPMPRMTNTYMLAGDKDPAEILASVKNGLYAVNFGGGQVDITNGKFVFSASEAYMIENGKVTYPVKGATLIGNGPDTMNKISMIGNDMALDSGVGVCGKEGQSVPVGVGQPTLRIDGVTVGGTA; from the coding sequence ATGAAACCTTTCGAACCGAATCTCAGTGCCATGTCGGTGGCGCGCGACCTCCTCTTGACGCCGTTTGGCCTCGATGAAGGCAAGCTGATCACGACGCTGGGCACGATGTTCACCCACAAGGTCGACTACGCCGACCTGTATTTCCAATTCACCAAGAGCGAAGGCTGGAGCCTGGAAGAAGGCATCGTCAAGAGCGGCAGCTTCTCGATTGACCAGGGCGTCGGCGTGCGCGCCGTCTCGGGCGAGCGCACCGCGTTTGCCTATTCCGACGACATTTCCCAGGCCGCGCTGCTGGACGCCGCTGCCGCCACGCGCACGATCGCGCGCGCGGGCGCCGGCCGCGTCAAGGTGGCCGGCAAGGTGCAGCCGACCGGCGGCCGCTCGCTCTACCTGCCGCACGATCCGCTCGGCTCGCTGGACGCCACCGCCAAGGTGCAGCTGCTCGAGCGCGTCGAGAAGATCGCCCGCGCCAAGGATCCGCGCGTGGTGCAGGTGATGGCGGGCCTGGCCGGCGAATACGACGTCGTGCTGGTGGTGCGCAGCGACGGCGTGCTGGCGGCCGACATCCGCCCGCTGGTGCGCGTGTCCGTCACCGTCATCGCCGAGCAGAACGGGCGGCGCGAAGTCGGCTCCTCGGGCGGCGGCGGCCGTTACGACTACGGCTACTTCAGCGACGAGCTGCTGGAAAAATACGCGGCCGAGGCGGTCAATTCGGCCCTGGTCAACCTGGAAGCGCGTCCGGCCCCGGCCGGTCCGATGACCATCGTGCTGGGCCCGGGCTGGCCCGGCGTGCTGCTGCACGAGGCGGTCGGCCACGGCCTGGAAGGCGACTTCAACCGCAAGGGCTCGTCGGCCTACGCCGGCATGATCGGCGAGCGCGTCGCGGCCAAGGGCGTGACGGTCGTCGACGACGGCACGCTGCAGGATCGGCGCGGCTCGCTCAACATGGACGACGAGGGCAATCCGACCCAATGCACCACGCTGATCGAGGACGGCATCCTGCGCGGCTACATCCAGGACACCATGAACGCGCGCCTGATGAAGATGCCGGTGACCGGCAACGCACGGCGCGAATCGTTCGCCCACCTGCCGATGCCGCGCATGACCAACACCTACATGCTGGCCGGCGACAAGGACCCGGCCGAGATCCTGGCCTCGGTCAAGAACGGCCTGTACGCGGTCAACTTCGGCGGCGGCCAGGTCGACATCACCAACGGCAAGTTCGTGTTCTCGGCCAGCGAAGCCTACATGATCGAGAACGGCAAGGTGACCTATCCGGTCAAGGGCGCCACCCTGATCGGCAACGGCCCGGACACGATGAACAAGATCTCGATGATCGGCAACGACATGGCCCTGGACTCGGGCGTGGGCGTGTGCGGCAAGGAAGGCCAGAGCGTCCCGGTGGGCGTGGGCCAGCCGACGCTGCGCATCGATGGCGTGACGGTAGGCGGTACGGCCTGA